The Clostridia bacterium sequence GAGTTTGAATTCTTAAAAGGAAAAGGAGAGTTTTGTATGAAAAGAAAAAAGTATAGCAGAGCAGCATCATTTCTTCTGGCAGTGATTGTTTGCTTCTGTGCACTGCTGCCTGCCAGCGCCACTCTGGCTGAAACCACAGGAAGTACGGTGAATAATGCTGTCAGTACGGGCTTGACGGTACACTTCAAGAAGCCTGCCGATTGGAGCAGTGAAGTAAGGATACACTACTGGAATCTTACCCCCAGCAGTATTCCGAACAGCGGCTCCTGGCCGGGGATACTGATGACTCCTGAAGCAGACGGATGGTAT is a genomic window containing:
- a CDS encoding starch-binding protein gives rise to the protein MKRKKYSRAASFLLAVIVCFCALLPASATLAETTGSTVNNAVSTGLTVHFKKPADWSSEVRIHYWNLTPSSIPNSGSWPGILMTPEADGWY